The following coding sequences lie in one Phalacrocorax aristotelis chromosome 4, bGulAri2.1, whole genome shotgun sequence genomic window:
- the LOC142056292 gene encoding melanopsin-like: MGTQPHTVTKTEIPDYVLYTVGTCVLVIGSIGIIGNLLVLYAFYSNKKLRTPQNYFIMNLAVSDFLMSASQAPMCFVNSLHREWILGDIGCDLYAFCGALFGITSMMTLLAISVDRYFVITKPLRSMQWTSKKRTVQIIAVVWLYSLGWSVAPLFGWSSYVPEGLMISCTWDYVTYSPANRSYTMILCCCVFFIPLIIIFHCYLFMFLAIRRTDRDVQKLGSCSRKSYLSQSMKNEWKLAKIAFVVIIVFVLSWSPYACVTLIAWAGRGNTLTPYSKTVPAVIAKSSAIYNPIIYAIIHPRYRKTIHNAVPCLRFLIRLSKNDLLRGSINESSFRTSLSSHHSLAGRTKSTCVSSVSTGEATTDYTMMHESTNCADFLNSKIPRLSLQYETWSDVELDPVEPVHKKRQPRRSHSFSTSVRQEKRDLLPKTCSCDAATAEKVSLSSSCLEKVLGWSVVRSPPATLVSSSLRAASLPVGLNSSSVSRGRDSNTSQMTTQESQVNGVLGSIISIIIIPTSETNLF, from the exons ATGGGCACCCAGCCACACACTGTGACCAAGACAGAGATCCCTGACTATGTGCTTTACACTGTAGGAACGTGTGTGCTCGTTATTGGCTCCATTGGCATCATTGGAAACCTCCTAGTGCTCTATGCCTTCTACAG CAACAAGAAGCTGAGGACACCCCAGAACTACTTTATAATGAATTTGGCTGTGAGCGACTTCCTGATGTCGGCTTCTCAGGCACCCATGTGCTTTGTCAACAGCTTGCACAGAGAGTGGATACTTGGAGATATAG GCTGTGACTTGTACGCCTTCTGTGGGGCACTCTTTGGAATAACCTCAATGATGACTTTATTAGCTATTTCGGTTGACCGCTACTTTGTGATCACTAAGCCCCTGCGATCCATGCAGTGGACTTCAAAGAAACGGACCGTGCAGATCATCGCTGTCGTGTGGCTGTACTCGCTGGGATGGAGCGTGGCTCCGCTCTTCGGGTGGA GTTCCTATGTGCCTGAGGGCTTGATGATATCCTGTACATGGGACTATGTAACCTACTCGCCTGCAAACAGAAGTTACACCATGATTTTATGTTGCTGCGTGTTTTTTATTCCCCTGATAATAATATTCCATTGCTATTTATTTATGTTCCTGGCCATAAGACGTACTGACAG AGATGTTCAAAAGCTAGGGTCCTGCAGCCGGAAGTCCTACCTCTCTCAGTCCATGAAGAATGAATGGAAACTggcaaaaattgcttttgtggTCATCATTGTGTTTGTCTTGTCCTGGTCCCCATATGCTTGTGTCACCTTGATTGCCTGGGCAGG tcGCGGCAACACCCTAACACCATATTCCAAAACTGTACCAGCAGTTATTGCCAAATCTTCTGCAATCTACAACCCCATCATATATGCAATAATTCACCCAAGATACAG aaaaaccATCCACAATGCTGTTCCCTGCTTGAGGTTCCTAATACGACTATCGAAGAATGACCTCCTGAGAGGCTCCATAAATGAATCATCATTCAGGACCTCTCTCTCCAGCCATCACTCTCTTGCTGGCAGGACCAAGAGCACTTGTGTTTCATCAGTTTCCACTGGAGAAGCT ACCACTGATTACACAATGATGCATGAAAGTACCAACTGTGCTGATTTCTTGAACAGTAAAATACCCAGATTATCCTTGCAATATGAG ACCTGGAGCGATGTAGAGCTTGACCCTGTAGAGCCAGTTCATAAGAAACGGCAGCCTCGCCGAAGTCATTCTTTCTCAACAAGTGTGAGACAGGAGAAGAGAGACCTGCTCCCGAAGACCTGCAGCTGTGATGCAGCAACTGcagaaaag GTTTCACTCTCCTCCAGCTGTTTGGAGAAGGTGCTTGGGTGGTCAGTCGTACGCAGTCCCCCTGCAACACTCGTGTCCAGCTCTCTGAGAGCAGCTTCTCTGCCTGTTGGTTTGAATAGCAGCAGtgtcagcagaggaagagacTCAAATACTTCACAGATGACAACTCAAGAAAGTCAAGTTAACGGAGTCCTGGGCTCTATCATTAGCATCATCATCATTCCTACCTCAGAGACCAACCTATTttga